The sequence CTGCCCCAGTGAATCCTGAGTACACAGTCTGGTCCTATAGTCTGGAGAGTTAAAGGATGGTTCTATGGGAAGAGCAGGGTGGGGGCAGCACCGTGATTTGAGGAATGCTGGAGTCAAGATGCTCAGATGTGACCAGTAAGAGATGGAGCAAGGCAGCTGGGCTGAGGACCGGGTGATAAAACTGAAAGGTGGGGCCCGTTCACATGTACCAACAAGCGTTCTAGAGGTAGAATGTGTGAGGGTCTCAGTCAGCAGTGACACAGAAGGGGACAAAACACGTAAGGGAAGGAAATGGCCTCATTTTCCTCCAGGCGATCAGAGGCCCATTTCTCCATGAGAATCAAAACTTTGCGATGGAAACACATGCTCTCAGCCTGCCTTGCTTGGACATCCTGGGCTCCTCCCGCCTGAGAATTGGCCAGCCATACTCTTGTGGCCCCACAGTGCTTTCTTGCGCATTGAGGGCAGAAACCTGGACACAGTCACCGCCCTGTGGTCCCTTCAACAGTCTCCGGGCTGTGGGAGCTCAGGGCATGTTCCCGTTTCACCCTTTCATACCCAGTATTACCTGTCCCACCCTGAGGGGATGTGCCTTTCCCTACTGAGCACAGAGTCCACCCATGCCCTTCTCAGCTCACTAAAGGGAGGAGGACCTCAACTTGAGATCAGTTCTGACCTTTACAATccagagtttacttaaaaatGAAAGGTACTTGCAGAGCAATCTTCCTTTTCAACCTACTTCATTTCACTGGTTTCTGGCTTGGAGATCTATGCCCAGTTCCCACCCACATCTTTCTAAAGGACCCAAGGAGGTATTCCTCCAGTTACTGAAAGAGCTGCTGGCAGACAGCCTTCAGCTGTCAGTCATCTTTGGAAATTCGATAAGAGGGCTCTTAGCTGAAGAGACCtgactcacccaaggtcataCTCCCTTCCCCAAGGCAGCCCATATCCAATGACTGATTGGTGAAGGGATATAAATGCCTCTTCCTACTAGAGACAACTCTGAACAACCATCCCAGTACCAGGGTCCCCTGTGGGGTTGACTGAGGCCTTTGTTGAGACTTCACCATAGCCTGTCATCCCTCTCTGCCCAACCCTCCATCTTCATCCTCCCTTCCACCAGTATTGAACCCAAGAGCTCTCCCTAATAAACCTTTTGAGCTCCAATCTCTGTCTCAGAGTTTGCTTCTGGGCAAAACCAAATTGTGACACCATGCAAAGTCCAATGCTCAAGTAAAATGTGTTATCTTTTTAGAATCCTGGACACTGGTGATACTTAACAAAATCATGGAGAATAGTAGGTGGATGAGGTGGCACCATATTGTGTTAGCATCAGAAACTTTGGAACCAGACCTTGGTTAGATTATAGCTCCTCTCTTTATCATGGTTGTAACCTTGAAGTTTGTTTTATTCTGTATGTAACTTCTCTGAAATCTTCCCATTGGCCCCCCTCCCCTGTCCATCTCTCTAGTTTAATGTTTCCCAATCTTTTTCTTGccataaaacacttagaaaattaTAATAGAGTTTGTATACAAAAAAAGTTGGGGGTTTTTAatggcatgattgattaaatcaccAGCCACTAGTGACCAATGTGAGCTCCAgccgccctcccctccctggaaaTCAGGGGTTAAGACTGAGAGTTCAACCCTCTACTCAGAGTTGGTTCCCCTAGCAATCAACTTCAATCTTAGGTGCTTTCCAGAAGTCACCTTGTTAACATAAACTCAGTTGTGGCTGAACTGGGCTTGTTAAGAATAACAAGATACCCCCTTCACTTTATGGCTCTAAAGTGTTTTTCAGAAACAGGATTAAAGACCAAACACTATGATGGAAGTTGTTCCCATTGCTCTTGTCACTgaggaaattccaaggattttaAGAGCTGTGAAGGACTTGGCAGCTGTGAGCCAGAAGCTGTGGACAAAGTCCAAATATATGTGATAAAAATATCTTGGTCATCTGAATggacaaatatatattttgtataaatcACAATGTCGCAGAACCTTAGTTTATATTTTGCTGATTATAGTCCTGTAGTATCTGCCCCTGTGTTTCCTATTAATTGATGATCAGATCTACATACTTGAGAGGTTTTTGTTTCAGTGTGGTGATGAGCCCACGGGCTCCTGAGATCTTTTGATGGGGCCCAAGTATCTTTGATGGATTCTTGCTTTCTAATTATGTCAAGTTGTTCCAGGCTCAACATGGACAGTTCCTCTCCAGACCTGGAAACAACCGTTTTTTCTAAAGAGCTCTTGTTTCCTTTGGTATTCAAAAACCACAATCTGGGTGCTAGGGGGGCTATCGAGATGTCAAAAGTTTCTAGGCCTTTTCAGTGGAATACATATGTACAATTTAAATTAAGATCTACAGAATTTTTACTTAACCTCACTGACTTCTTCCCCTAAGTATATATCCTCATTCCGGAAAAGGATGGAGAGGACTTAAAGTTACATCAATGTAGTAAGATGTCACGAGCTACCACGGACAGCTTCTGTAAAGAGCAGAAATGAGTCAAGCTGTCCCTTTGATATGTATTTCTATTCCCGTGTGCCTGGCAGTACTTGGGCCAACTGGAACAACTGAGGCACTGGCGTGTGCCCTTCTCTTCCTCGTGCTTCCGAGCTTTCCCGAGGAGACCCAAGCTCATACatagactctgtgcgaccccatccctgggattctccaggcaagaacactggagtgggttgccatttccttctccaatgcataaaagtgaaaagtgaaagtgaagtcgctcagtcgtgtccgactcttagtgaccccatggactgcagcccaccaggctcctccgtccatgggattttccagacaagaatactggagtggggtgccattgccttctccgcatacATAGAGTACTGGGGGGCAAAGGGCTGGGGAACAGTTCAGGGAGAAAcccagagagggaggagagggaaagaaggacTCCAAAGGCATCTTACAGCTCAGGGTTGACCTTCCGAAATCTTGGTGAGCACAGTCACCAGTCCCTGTTCAGCATGGGTGGTCTCTGATCAAAAAAGGCATATGCTGCAGACAAGAAGGAAGCTAGCAGGTCTTCTCTGAATGAGGGTGAAAAGTCCTGAATTCTGCAATGCTGCTCTGCTCAAGATAGAGGTTTCCAAAGTTTAAGAGAGGTTTGTTGAATATTTGAAAGGGTGAAACCACAGCCAGAAGCTTGGTCTCTATGGTCAACAGTCTCCAGGGTATTAAAATCATGCTTTCTAACAATTTACACTgcatgtttgtttgttcatttatagATGTATAGATGTCCTATGTCAAGATGTTATGATGTACattataaaatgtttacaaaaatagaaattaaaaagatggaaagagataaagaaaatataaaaaataagagttaacatggggcaaaaaagaaaacaaaagtaggtCACAAATTCACTTATTAATTCATTTAGCAACTGTTCATTGAATGCCTACTGTGAGCCTGGTACATTTTTCATACATCTAGGATACATCTGTGAACAATGCAGGAAAAAACCTCTGCCTCTGTGAAACTGACATTCTAGCAGGAGAGAAACAGACAAGAAACAATGACTAACAAGTATAAAGAAATAACTTAGAGTGTTAGAAACTGCGTGGTATCAGGACTGAGGCATAAAGGAGGACTGAACACACGCATCTAATTTTGCTCCTTTGTGAAACCTGCAAAAACTACCATAATATGTTCTTGTtttgcttaattttgtttttaatgacaaAATCAACAGGGTTAAGGAGAAGAAGGGAGATATCAGAGTGAAGACTTTTTGAACACTGGAaagtgaatggtctagtggcctTTCCCATAGCTGATCTGATAGAGCCAAATCCTAGGCCATAAACTAGGAGAGCTGAGCCACAACCAGACCTACAGCACAGAGGACCCGCTGTACCAAGTCCTTCTGGGACCAAGGATAAAGAGGGATGCTGCTGAAATAAGGAGGACTGGGCAAAAAACCTCTAAGAAACACAGGTCCCAGACCGCCTCCCTCATCCTGTGAAGTTGGTTGACTGTCCCTTACCTACCttaacaaaaatttattctctgGACAGGGTAAGACACATGCACCAAAGAAAGATTCCAAACAAAAGGACATCATTTCTGCAATCAGCTGACCATTTTTGGATCCAGAGCTGCACTACCTATGAAACCAGATTCGTTTATGAGCCCCCAATGCTCTGTGAAGGCCTGGCCTATTGTAGGCACTCTGAATTTATTTGGTGGGACACAGAGAAGAGGGAAACTTCTAGGTCACTTGcttttttccagtcctgagaTCCTAAATTTGGAAATGCCAGGGGTGCTAAAGGGTTTGTCCTGTGGGCTTCACATCCTCCCAGCTCTATTGTGGGCTCTGCTGAGTTCTCACTGACTGGGGCATCAGGTTAACTCTGGCAGGACCAGAATGACCCTTCTTCTCTAATGCTTTCTAACTGCTCAGCAGGATGGATAcaaagagggggagggggaaaggaagtGCTTCTGGAGGGACTTCAGAATAATTGGATCTCGGGGACATAATCTCAGATGTATAGAGTTTCCAAATTTTGTCACTTCAACTTCTAAACTTTAAATCACTTCAGGGACTAGAGTAATCCCAGGAGCAGAGTGGGATTTAAATGGCTTCATGTCTGCAATGGACAGtcctttgtgtattttttctgAAACAGAGCAAAGCCAAGAAAACTTAGCTTTCATCCATCTCAGGGGCTAATGCCTCTGGCTGGTACTTTCAGACTCGATTGGCTATTTTAGGCTTCTGGACTATCCTCAGACAGAAGAAAAGCGATTTTCTGTATCGACCTATTTACAAAAAAGGTAAGAGAacaccatatgtgtgtgtgtgtgtgtgtgtgtgtgtgtgtgtatacacttatacacactatatatatatatacacacacatatatacacacacacaatactatATACATTAACTGTTGTGGACCCAGCATCATTTCTGACTTTATGTCTTGTGACTACGTGGCATGTGGGGAATTTGAAGTAAAAGGACATCTTAGTGTGTAACAGAAAGTTCAAGAGCAAGAAATTCAAGAGGTCATTTAGTCCCTGGGATGGAATACCTTTCAAAACAATCCAATCCCGAGTGAGTATGAGGGAGCCAATGGCCAGAGAGGAAAAGGGACTTAATGGTTGCCAGGCCATGAGTGATTGGCAAAGGCCAGCTCTTTGGGTAAATGCTTCTGAGGAGCTTTGGAAGGTGAGTgaaggaataaaggaatgaatatcCCAGGGGCTTGGGGGCTGTAAGAAAGGGAactgtgaaagaggagaaagataaCATCCAAAAATGCTTGGAGGGGAATGGTCAGGAATTAAGCACAAAAGAGATGAGTTATTTCCACCAGTCCTATACCTCAAAGCAGGTGAAATCATACAAAGGGAATGTAACACTTCtcaaaaaattgattaaaataaattgGCCATACGTGGTATAACTTGAAGTAAATGTGTGATATCAACCTTGAACATGATTAGAAAAATTCAGTCCAATCTGGTAACACTTTCATGGGCAGCCAAACGTCATAAAGtagattttgaaaaatttctctccattttactTAGAACAACACAAAGAACTACCCAGATTGCTAGAAGAGTTCCCTAAGTGCTCAGCAGGACAAATTTCCTCATTGGTTTCCTGGCCTCTTTAGGTATCAGAGAATCATGAAGTTGGCTTTTTGAGTTCATAGAGGTGAAAGAGCAGAGGCACTATGGACAGGTCCAATGAGACCTCCCCCATGGTGGGGTTCATTCTCCTGGGCCTCTCAGCCCACCCAAAGCTGGAGAAAACATTCTTCATGCTCATCCTGCTCATGTACCTGGTGATCCTGCTGGGCAACGGGGTCCTCATCCTGGTGAGCATCCTTGACTCCCGCCTACACacgcccatgtacttcttcctgggGAACCTCTCCTTCCTGGACATCTGCTACACAACCTCCTCAGTGCCCCTCATCCTTGACAGCTTCCTGACCCCCAGGAAAACCATCCCCTCCTCAGCCTGTGCTGTGCAGATGTTCCTCTCCTTTGCCATGGGAGCTACAGAGTGTGTGCTTCTGGGCATGATGGCATTTgatcgctatgtggccatctgcaaccCTCTAAGGTACCCTGAGGTCATGAGCAAGGCTGTCTATGTGCCCATGGCTGCTGGCTCCTGGGCAGCTGGAAGCACCAGTGCCACGGTGCAGACATCCCTAGCAATGCAACTGCCCTTCTGTGGGGACAACGTCATCAACCACTTCACCTGTGAGGTCCTGGCTGTCCTGAAGTTGGCCTGTGCTGACATCTCCATCAATATAATCAGTATGGCGATGGCCAATGTGATCCTCCTGGGCATCCCAGTTCTGTTCATCTTTTTCTCCTATGTGTTCATCATTGCTACCATCCTGAGGATCCCctcaggagaggggaggaaaaaggccttctccacctgctctgcCCACCTCACAGTGGTGTTCATCTTCTACGGGACCATCCTCTTCATGTATGGGAAGCCCAAATCCAAGGACCCCCTGGGGGCAGACAAACAGGACCTTGGAGACAAGCTCACCTCCCTCTTCTATGGGGTGGTGACCTCCATGCTCAACCCCATCATCTACAGCCTCAGGAACAAGGAGGTGAAGGCTGCTGTGAGGAACCTGGTGACTCAGAAAGGCTTCACTTGGTGATGGTGGAGGGGTCCTGATGGTTCCTGCTCCCTGATTTCTCTCACCTGAGGGTCTCAAGAGCATAAGATGAAGGGATAAGTTCATGCAAGTTTCCATAGGTAAATTTAATTACTCAGAACCTCATTATACCCAAGAACTCTGTGTGAATAGAAAGCAGTCAGTGTGAATTTTCCCATCAATCTATAGGCAATTATACAAAAGTATATTCTTGCTGATCTAGCCTTTTACTTCTCTAATCTTCCATGCATACAAAACAAACTGATGTCAAAGAAAAGTAActcttcaagttttattttctaattcataAAAGCTCTACTCTATAGAGCTTTTCATAGTCTATAATTCAGTCACTGCTTGGCTCGCTCAGCATATTTGAATGGGTCCATACTTTTATGGTCACCTGTCAACTTTTCCTACTCCATATCAAATATCAGtagtatttttatctttatcttcatagtactttatttttattgtcattttaattcTTGAAACTGTTTCCTGAATCATTCTCTCCCTATGTCTCCATAATTAGCCTCTTTCCCTTGCCCTTAACCAAGGACCCAATTAGAAAATCATTTACATCCTTggagcagagagaaaaacaaggtgTGGCAGACTAGTACAAAGattcatgcttttttctttttcttttccttttctgaaaatgttATTCACCCCTGGGTTCTTTCCCTAGATAACATTGGCTTCCCATGGGTCATCAGAGGATTGTGGAAACTGAGAAATGTGGAGGGTAATCAAATAAATTCTATTAACTACCTGACCTGGCTTGACCAAGTGTGCAGCCAAGAGGTGACCATCACTTGCCTTTGTACCTAAGAATCCCCAAAGCCACGCGGTCAGTATTCAGAGGGAGAGGCGGTGGTGCCCAGAGATGAAGGAGGAGACACGTAAGAATCACCTTCTTGACTGGTGAGGAATTCCCTAGAGTTATCAATCTAGAAGCTCAGCTAAAAGAATGGGCAAAATAGAAACCCTCTGACAGTTGATATGAATTTTTATTCCAACAGAGAGGAAACTAACTAACACTCAAAGCAACCAACCTTTGCTGAAAAAGAGTTATTTCAGGAAGATGgtcagaaaattaaagaaaattctcaGTAGTTTTTTTCAGTGGAATTCAAGAGGGTATTGAATCAATACGAGCAGTCTAAAAAAGGAGGCTAGGAGAAAAGATAACTGAGAAATAACAACATTTGCTCAGGGGAAACAATCCCACTTACTTGGATCCAGTATGGAATTCATGAGGACACAGAACAGATGAAAGACGaataataactaaaaattttTTCACTGAATGGAAGTTTTAGATATTCTGTTCATAAAAGGTTCATCAAACACCCAGTAAGAAATTATAGCAAAAGACCCACTTACCTAGATTTAAAGATAGATTTTAATTCCTATACATACCAAAATAATTCTGCAGACTTTTccacagaagaaaagaatatttcctAAGAAGGGATGAGAGTCTGCCAATGTCCTGCTGTTTCCCAACTCTAAATGTAGATGTTGGAAGGTTTATGAAGTTCTGAGGGCAAGGAAATGGGTTGTGAGTCCTGAATTCTACACATCCCTTCTCACTGCAGATACGGATACAAGggtttaaaagacacttgctgtcATACGTAAACACAGACAGCACATATCCATACAATCTCTTCATGAAAAGAATTTATTTAGAATGTTGTCCTaacaaacagttaaaaataaaaaattgaaaggcAATGATAGAAGAAAGAG is a genomic window of Cervus canadensis isolate Bull #8, Minnesota chromosome 14, ASM1932006v1, whole genome shotgun sequence containing:
- the LOC122453103 gene encoding olfactory receptor 13C7-like isoform X2 produces the protein MDRSNETSPMVGFILLGLSAHPKLEKTFFMLILLMYLVILLGNGVLILVSILDSRLHTPMYFFLGNLSFLDICYTTSSVPLILDSFLTPRKTIPSSACAVQMFLSFAMGATECVLLGMMAFDRYVAICNPLRYPEVMSKAVYVPMAAGSWAAGSTSATVQTSLAMQLPFCGDNVINHFTCEVLAVLKLACADISINIISMAMANVILLGIPVLFIFFSYVFIIATILRIPSGEGRKKAFSTCSAHLTVVFIFYGTILFMYGKPKSKDPLGADKQDLGDKLTSLFYGVVTSMLNPIIYSLRNKEVKAAVRNLKRRKLFSK
- the LOC122453103 gene encoding olfactory receptor 13C7-like isoform X1 is translated as MDRSNETSPMVGFILLGLSAHPKLEKTFFMLILLMYLVILLGNGVLILVSILDSRLHTPMYFFLGNLSFLDICYTTSSVPLILDSFLTPRKTIPSSACAVQMFLSFAMGATECVLLGMMAFDRYVAICNPLRYPEVMSKAVYVPMAAGSWAAGSTSATVQTSLAMQLPFCGDNVINHFTCEVLAVLKLACADISINIISMAMANVILLGIPVLFIFFSYVFIIATILRIPSGEGRKKAFSTCSAHLTVVFIFYGTILFMYGKPKSKDPLGADKQDLGDKLTSLFYGVVTSMLNPIIYSLRNKEVKAAVRNLVTQKGFTW